The Centroberyx gerrardi isolate f3 chromosome 12, fCenGer3.hap1.cur.20231027, whole genome shotgun sequence genome has a window encoding:
- the slc2a3b gene encoding solute carrier family 2, facilitated glucose transporter member 3 encodes MEKMEDDKPKKRVTCYLLYCVSTAVIGSLQFGYNTGVINAPEQKLRRFFQNVSMERYGEPFTPGANTMVWSFAVAIFSVGGMAGSFSVGAMVNKFGRRKSMLLVNVLALVGAALMGLSSLSRSFEMVIIGRLIIGLFCGLCTGLTPMYVGEISPTALRGAFGTLHQLGVVIGILVAQIFGLEFLLGSETLWPLLLAVTALPAVLQTIMLPFCPESPRYLLIVLNQEEEARKALVRLRGCEDVSDDIQEMKEEGMKMAMEKKVTIPELFRYPAYRQPIIIAIVLQLSQQLSGINAVFYYSTGIFDTAGVTQPIYATIGAGVVNTVFTVVSLFLVERVGRRTLHLIGLAGMAVCALLMTISLSLVRTNQSLSYLAIVAVFGFVASFEMGPGPIPWFIVAELFSQGPRPAAIAVSGFSNWTANFLVGLGFPKLEELCGPYVFIIFMILLIIFFIFTFLRVPETKGRTFDDIAQGFAASAGNPSRSPVPEGMPVPESKGPEPLSPTEKFPMVDLPPEKSGAPLSP; translated from the exons CCAAAGAAGAGGGTAACCTGTTACCTCCTCTACTGTGTTTCAACAGCAGTCATTGGCTCACTGCAGTTTGGCTACAACACTGGGGTCATCAATGCACccgagcag AAACTGCGTAGGTTCTTCCAGAATGTGTCTATGGAGCGATATGGAGAGCCTTTCACCCCAGGAGCCAACACCATGGTGTGGAGTTTTGCTGTGGCCATCTTCAGTGTGGGAGGCATGGCAGGGTCCTTCTCTGTGGGAGCCATGGTCAACAAATTTGGCAG GCGTAAGTCCATGCTGCTAGTCAATGTCCTTGCCCTGGTGGGCGCTGCTCTGATGGGACTGTCCAGCCTGAGCCGTTCTTTTGAGATGGTCATTATTGGCCGGTTGATCATCGGTCTGTTCTGTGGTCTGTGCACCGGACTGACGCCCATGTACGTAGGCGAGATCTCTCCCACCGCTCTCCGAGGCGCCTTCGGCACTCTGCACCAGCTGGGTGTGGTTATTGGCATCCTGGTGGCACAG ATCTTTGGTCTGGAGTTTCTGCTGGGCTCAGAGACCCTGTGGCCTCTGCTGCTGGCTGTGACCGCCCTGCCTGCCGTCCTGCAGACCATCATGCTGCCCTTCTGCCCCGAGAGCCCCCGCTACCTCCTCATCGTCCTcaaccaggaggaggaggcccgAAAAG CGCTGGTGCGTCTGCGCGGCTGTGAGGATGTGAGTGATGACATTCAGGAGATGAAGGAAGAAGGGATGAAGATGGCCATGGAAAAGAAAGTGACTATCCCCGAACTCTTCCGCTACCCAGCCTACCGTCAGCCAATCATCATCGCTATCGTCCTCCAGCTCTCCCAACAGCTGTCTGGCATCAACGCC GTCTTCTACTACTCCACAGGTATATTCGACACTGCCGGTGTGACCCAACCCATCTATGCTACCATTGGAGCTGGAGTGGTCAACACCGTTTTCACTGTGGTCTCT CTCTTCCTGGTTGAAAGGGTGGGGCGAAGGACCTTGCACCTGATTGGACTGGCTGGAATGGCTGTCTGCGCTCTGCTCATgactatctccctctctttggtG AGGACCAACCAGTCTTTGAGCTACCTGGCCATAGTGGCAGTGTTTGGCTTTGTTGCCAGTTTTGAGATGGGTCCGGGTCCCATCCCCTGGTTCATTGTGGCTGAGCTCTTCTCCCAGGGCCCCCGGCCTGCTGCCATCGCCGTCTCCGGTTTCTCCAACTGGACCGCCAACTTCCTGGTGGGCCTGGGCTTCCCTAAACTGGAG GAACTGTGCGGCCCTTAtgtcttcatcatcttcatgaTTCTCCTCATCATTTTCTTCATCTTCACCTTCCTGCGTGTGCCTGAGACCAAAGGAAGGACCTTTGATGACATTGCCCAGGGATTTGCTGCCAGCGCGGGGAACCCGTCCCGCTCCCCGGTTCCTGAGGGGATGCCTGTGCCGGAGAGCAAAGGACCTGAACCTCTTTCCCCCACAGAGAAGTTTCCTATGGTGGATCTTCCCCCAGAGAAGTCAGGAGCACCACTAAGCCCTTAG